A window of the Butyricimonas faecalis genome harbors these coding sequences:
- a CDS encoding DUF6266 family protein encodes MAKTEQEIRGKVGNMVFYKMGSETRVRSTASDFQDADSEGQRSGRSRLRVATLFYQRLTKVISREIWKLAAAGTSQNGFNLFMKKNMMVFTPCGRVGDFSRLCLTAGVLQQVNHLEVAEDNGKQVTLTWKVGIDSPSAGDDDRLRVIVLLNDRCFSPFIVEGVDARRKDGRMTFRLERTRGQAAHLYCFFSGKGGMTYSSSQYVRVDE; translated from the coding sequence ATGGCAAAGACCGAACAGGAGATTAGAGGTAAAGTGGGTAATATGGTTTTCTACAAGATGGGTAGTGAAACTCGGGTGAGAAGCACCGCGAGTGATTTTCAAGATGCCGATTCGGAGGGGCAACGATCCGGAAGGTCTCGGTTAAGGGTGGCAACTCTTTTTTATCAACGGTTAACGAAGGTGATTTCTCGGGAAATATGGAAATTAGCGGCGGCAGGGACAAGTCAGAATGGTTTTAATCTTTTTATGAAGAAAAACATGATGGTGTTTACCCCGTGTGGGCGGGTGGGGGATTTTTCTCGCTTGTGTTTGACTGCCGGTGTTTTGCAACAAGTGAATCACTTGGAGGTAGCGGAAGATAACGGGAAGCAAGTTACTTTGACGTGGAAGGTGGGGATCGATTCGCCTTCGGCCGGGGATGACGATCGCTTACGGGTGATCGTGCTGTTGAATGACCGTTGTTTTTCTCCTTTTATCGTGGAAGGCGTGGATGCCCGGAGAAAGGATGGGCGTATGACATTTAGGTTGGAGCGGACACGGGGGCAGGCGGCTCATTTGTATTGCTTTTTCTCGGGGAAAGGAGGAATGACCTATTCTTCGAGTCAGTATGTCAGGGTGGACGAGTGA
- the gnd gene encoding decarboxylating NADP(+)-dependent phosphogluconate dehydrogenase encodes MEISDIGLIGLAVMGENLALNLESKGYTVSVYNRVHPDRESVVTRFVEGRGKGKRFHGTYTIEEFVESIRLPRKIMLMVKAGDPVDELIGQLLPWLSPGDVIIDGGNSDYHDTERRVKMLEEKGLYFIGAGISGGEEGALNGPSIMPGGSVMAWPLVKDILQSIAAKLEDGSPCCEWIGAGGAGHYVKMVHNGIEYGDMELIAEAYSMLKKRTGLDNDGLGDIFELWNRGELNSFLIEITSHILHYKEENGDYLLDHILDVAGQKGTGKWSVMAALDEGDPLTLVSEAVFARFMSALVSERERASVQYPSGKVGDMEACITLNSSGIEAVRDALYAAKLISYAQGFSLMRRASERNGWNLDYGTIAKIWRKGCIIRSVFLERITQAFTKSPGLQNLLFDAFFHERMENALPALRGVVVDCVFNGIAAPCFFSALSYFDGLRNFTSPANLIQAQRDYFGAHTYERTDAERGKFFHTDWTGKGGKTVSGTYNV; translated from the coding sequence ATGGAAATATCAGATATAGGATTGATCGGGTTGGCGGTAATGGGGGAGAATTTGGCTCTGAATTTGGAAAGTAAGGGATACACGGTTTCTGTTTATAACCGGGTTCACCCGGACCGGGAGAGCGTGGTGACCCGTTTCGTGGAAGGACGAGGGAAAGGGAAGCGTTTTCATGGGACCTACACGATTGAAGAGTTCGTGGAGTCCATACGTTTGCCGCGGAAGATCATGTTGATGGTGAAGGCCGGGGATCCGGTGGATGAGTTGATCGGGCAGTTGCTCCCGTGGCTTTCCCCGGGAGATGTTATTATTGACGGGGGAAATTCGGATTACCACGACACGGAGCGTCGGGTGAAGATGCTGGAAGAGAAGGGTCTTTATTTTATTGGAGCCGGGATTTCCGGGGGAGAGGAAGGTGCGTTGAACGGGCCGTCCATTATGCCGGGAGGTTCGGTGATGGCTTGGCCGTTGGTGAAAGATATATTACAGTCGATCGCTGCAAAACTGGAAGACGGTTCTCCCTGTTGCGAATGGATCGGAGCCGGAGGGGCGGGACATTACGTGAAGATGGTGCACAACGGGATCGAGTACGGGGATATGGAATTGATCGCGGAAGCTTATTCTATGCTGAAGAAGAGAACCGGGTTGGACAATGACGGGTTGGGAGATATTTTCGAGTTGTGGAACCGGGGAGAGTTAAATAGTTTCTTGATAGAGATTACTTCGCATATCCTGCATTACAAGGAAGAGAATGGGGATTATTTACTGGATCATATCTTGGATGTTGCCGGGCAGAAGGGAACGGGGAAGTGGAGCGTGATGGCGGCGTTGGACGAGGGTGACCCGTTGACGCTGGTGTCGGAGGCGGTGTTTGCCCGTTTCATGTCGGCTTTGGTGAGTGAACGGGAGAGGGCATCCGTGCAGTACCCGTCGGGTAAGGTGGGGGATATGGAGGCTTGTATTACCTTGAATTCTTCCGGGATTGAGGCGGTGAGGGATGCTTTGTACGCGGCAAAACTGATCTCTTACGCGCAAGGATTTTCTTTGATGCGCAGGGCTTCCGAGCGGAATGGTTGGAATTTGGATTACGGGACGATAGCCAAAATCTGGAGGAAAGGATGTATTATCCGCTCCGTGTTCTTGGAGAGGATCACTCAAGCGTTTACGAAGAGTCCGGGATTGCAGAACCTGTTGTTTGATGCCTTTTTCCACGAGAGGATGGAGAATGCCTTGCCGGCCTTGCGGGGCGTGGTCGTGGATTGCGTGTTTAACGGTATCGCGGCACCTTGTTTCTTCTCGGCATTGAGTTATTTTGACGGGTTGCGTAATTTTACATCCCCGGCGAATTTGATTCAGGCGCAAAGGGATTATTTCGGGGCGCATACATACGAACGTACGGATGCGGAGAGAGGTAAGTTTTTCCATACCGACTGGACGGGAAAGGGAGGAAAGACGGTTTCAGGAACTTATAACGTGTGA
- a CDS encoding S8 family peptidase, giving the protein MAEENLPIKFFQKRQKDERDTEGGGGGKPPQWIDASSVGEKSIYIRQVLDNVSHSLAEKVKRNNYIPSVVKLKVNSDALAKTYRREIGNLFNVGKLNTIGVSGEDEVLIKIDNQEDLQKMTEKIANAGNKYSSQSTITGICAITNIEEFKPQVNVEPHESTILKVKLFNYGDSSLNSVLTKEFEKYCKKYQLDFKNVPYSGELNIYRINGITTDAFNELKDFDGIQLIAEMPTYDITLDELTEDITIPIKQPKAGINYPVVGVLDTGIASIPHLQPWLHNENITYYPDDDVDKSHGTFVAGVLLYGDELEGKEYTGFEGCKLLEAIVMPDTKKQQITEDELVQQIWDAVSRNNDVKVWNLSLGTNREVDLYEFSDFAKALDEIQEQNNVLICKSVGNCTNFKLNAPVSRIAKSADTVRGLVVGSLAHDKNATDIADKHNPSPFSRIGRGPSHLIKPDVVHIGGNVGLDVSNNVVLNPVKSFSPNGQIAKQVGTSFSTPRIAAIASGLDAMLNESFNPTLLKALIIHSAKYPEEMKMPIVEKIKYAGFGLPSNIKDILFNEPNEITLILQDTLEKGHFIDILDFPFPQSMVDEDGYFYGEMTVTLVTSPILEVSQGAEYCQSNIDVMIGSYDEKVERDMSNPLIKNPIGAGGRQNILAMTNYSSRAKKDIEMPFAAERMLVTYGDKFQPVKKWSVNLDEFTEGNKEKYLKAPKNWYLKVEGLYRHFMEEKCELEDRTPSQDFCLIITIKDTKKKGNIYNEVTQLLDNFSFIHSNVKIKEEVRIRLNG; this is encoded by the coding sequence ATGGCAGAGGAGAATCTTCCCATAAAGTTCTTTCAGAAAAGACAGAAAGACGAGCGAGACACCGAAGGTGGTGGCGGCGGAAAACCACCCCAATGGATAGATGCAAGTAGTGTAGGCGAAAAATCCATATACATACGGCAAGTATTAGATAATGTTTCACATTCGCTTGCAGAGAAAGTGAAGCGGAACAATTACATTCCGTCTGTAGTAAAATTAAAAGTAAATTCCGACGCTCTTGCCAAAACTTATCGTAGAGAAATTGGCAATTTATTCAACGTTGGCAAATTGAATACGATTGGTGTTAGTGGTGAAGATGAAGTCTTGATTAAAATCGACAATCAAGAAGATTTGCAAAAAATGACAGAAAAGATTGCTAATGCTGGCAATAAATATTCCAGTCAATCAACAATAACGGGTATTTGTGCTATAACCAACATCGAAGAATTTAAGCCGCAAGTAAATGTCGAACCCCATGAAAGCACTATTTTAAAGGTAAAGCTATTCAATTATGGTGACAGTTCATTAAACAGTGTACTTACCAAAGAATTTGAAAAGTATTGCAAGAAATATCAGTTGGATTTTAAGAACGTTCCGTATTCCGGTGAGTTAAATATATATCGTATCAATGGTATTACTACTGATGCGTTTAATGAACTTAAAGATTTTGACGGAATACAATTGATTGCAGAAATGCCAACCTACGACATTACTTTGGATGAGCTTACCGAAGATATTACCATTCCGATCAAACAGCCCAAAGCCGGAATTAATTACCCTGTAGTTGGAGTGTTAGACACCGGAATTGCAAGCATTCCACATTTGCAACCATGGTTACATAACGAAAATATCACATATTATCCTGATGATGATGTAGATAAAAGTCACGGAACATTTGTTGCCGGAGTATTACTATACGGTGATGAATTGGAAGGCAAAGAGTATACAGGCTTTGAAGGATGTAAATTGTTGGAAGCGATAGTGATGCCCGATACAAAAAAGCAACAAATAACCGAAGATGAACTTGTACAACAAATATGGGATGCCGTTAGTCGCAATAATGATGTCAAAGTTTGGAATTTATCGTTAGGAACCAATAGGGAAGTTGATTTGTATGAATTTTCCGATTTTGCAAAAGCATTAGATGAAATACAGGAGCAAAACAATGTTCTCATTTGTAAATCTGTGGGGAATTGTACTAATTTCAAATTAAATGCACCTGTAAGCCGGATTGCAAAGTCAGCTGACACTGTTCGTGGACTTGTTGTCGGTTCGTTAGCCCATGACAAAAATGCAACGGATATCGCAGACAAACACAATCCGTCTCCATTCTCTCGAATCGGTCGAGGCCCTTCTCATTTAATTAAACCTGATGTTGTTCATATCGGTGGTAATGTGGGACTTGATGTCTCAAATAATGTTGTCCTAAATCCGGTAAAATCATTTTCGCCTAACGGACAGATAGCAAAACAGGTTGGAACGAGTTTTTCGACACCACGAATTGCTGCCATTGCATCAGGACTTGATGCGATGTTAAATGAATCATTCAATCCCACGTTATTAAAGGCTTTGATTATCCATTCGGCTAAATACCCGGAAGAAATGAAAATGCCAATTGTAGAAAAGATAAAATATGCCGGATTTGGCCTCCCGTCCAATATAAAGGATATTCTTTTCAATGAGCCAAACGAAATAACACTGATACTTCAAGACACTTTGGAGAAAGGGCATTTCATTGATATTTTAGATTTTCCTTTCCCACAGAGCATGGTTGATGAAGACGGATATTTTTACGGAGAAATGACCGTTACATTGGTTACTTCACCAATATTGGAAGTATCACAAGGAGCGGAATACTGTCAATCTAACATTGATGTTATGATAGGCTCTTACGATGAAAAAGTCGAAAGAGATATGTCAAACCCATTGATAAAAAATCCAATTGGAGCAGGTGGAAGACAAAATATATTGGCGATGACTAACTATAGTTCAAGAGCCAAAAAAGACATTGAAATGCCTTTTGCTGCGGAAAGAATGTTAGTCACATACGGGGATAAATTTCAACCCGTAAAAAAGTGGAGCGTAAATTTGGATGAATTTACAGAAGGGAACAAAGAAAAGTACTTGAAAGCCCCTAAAAATTGGTATTTGAAAGTCGAAGGTTTGTATCGTCATTTTATGGAAGAAAAATGCGAACTGGAAGACAGAACCCCTAGTCAGGACTTTTGCCTTATCATTACGATTAAGGATACCAAGAAGAAGGGAAATATATACAATGAAGTAACTCAATTGTTGGATAACTTTAGTTTTATCCATAGCAATGTAAAGATAAAAGAAGAGGTACGTATCAGATTAAACGGATGA
- the zwf gene encoding glucose-6-phosphate dehydrogenase, with the protein MNRPEDQVLVIFGASGDLTKRMLMPSLYELHVRQMLPERFVILGTSRKSMSDDEFRLSIRLMLEELKGEKGLKGEEVDRFLQKVYYQPFDPVEGADELGERVMFLMEENAIPTRVVYYLATPPNSQQAITKYIGRSCLFGVKERGGWHRIVVEKPFGTSLETAKELDRALLQVFCEREIYRIDHFLGKETVQNILVLRFANEIFESLWNRNYVDYVEIYALESLGIENRGKYYETTGALRDMVQNHLMQLLAFVAMESPATMEPEVIRDETVKVLRSLRPWRGEDIPRNVVRAQYVAGESKGQPVVGYLQEKDVAPNSDMETYVALKVFIDNWRWSHVPFYIYTGKRLKDKRSGVVIHFKSTPHKLFQGQCEGASCNQLIIRMTPDEGVMLKFGLKMPGGGFTVKQVGMDFLYASLCNNYLPGAYERLLLDAMQGDSMLYTRDDALEASWKFIDPIVNYWREHPGEQLRTYAAGSEGPDLSDVWDVVPPVLKEDKNVCWL; encoded by the coding sequence ATGAATAGACCGGAGGATCAGGTATTAGTTATATTCGGGGCATCGGGCGATTTGACCAAACGGATGTTGATGCCCTCGTTGTACGAGTTGCACGTGCGGCAGATGTTGCCGGAGCGTTTTGTTATTTTGGGGACTTCGAGGAAATCCATGAGTGACGACGAGTTCCGTTTGTCGATCCGTTTGATGTTGGAGGAGTTGAAAGGGGAAAAAGGCTTGAAGGGGGAAGAGGTGGATCGTTTCTTGCAGAAAGTGTACTACCAGCCTTTTGACCCGGTGGAGGGAGCCGATGAGTTGGGGGAACGGGTGATGTTTTTGATGGAGGAAAACGCTATCCCGACGCGGGTGGTGTATTATCTGGCAACTCCGCCGAATTCCCAGCAGGCAATCACGAAATACATTGGGAGAAGTTGTCTGTTTGGAGTAAAGGAACGGGGCGGATGGCACCGGATCGTGGTGGAAAAGCCTTTCGGGACAAGTTTGGAGACGGCGAAGGAGTTGGATAGAGCCTTGTTGCAGGTGTTCTGTGAGCGGGAGATTTATCGCATCGATCATTTTTTGGGGAAGGAGACGGTACAGAATATATTGGTCTTGCGTTTTGCAAACGAGATATTCGAATCCCTGTGGAACCGGAATTACGTGGATTACGTGGAGATATATGCCTTGGAATCGCTCGGGATCGAGAACCGGGGAAAGTATTACGAAACGACGGGGGCTTTGCGGGATATGGTGCAAAACCATTTGATGCAGTTGCTGGCTTTCGTGGCGATGGAGTCTCCGGCGACGATGGAACCGGAGGTGATTCGCGACGAGACGGTGAAGGTGTTGCGCTCGCTTCGTCCGTGGAGGGGGGAGGATATTCCCCGCAATGTTGTCCGGGCGCAATACGTGGCCGGGGAATCAAAGGGGCAGCCCGTGGTCGGGTATTTGCAGGAAAAGGATGTTGCTCCGAATTCCGACATGGAGACTTACGTGGCGTTGAAAGTGTTTATTGATAACTGGCGTTGGAGTCATGTGCCGTTTTATATATACACGGGCAAGCGTTTGAAGGATAAGCGTTCCGGGGTGGTGATTCATTTCAAGTCGACGCCGCACAAGTTGTTTCAGGGACAATGTGAGGGGGCGTCCTGTAACCAGTTGATTATTCGTATGACACCGGATGAGGGGGTGATGCTGAAGTTCGGGTTGAAAATGCCGGGTGGTGGTTTCACGGTGAAACAGGTGGGGATGGATTTCCTGTATGCTTCCCTGTGCAACAATTATCTGCCGGGGGCTTACGAGCGTTTGTTACTGGATGCCATGCAGGGGGATTCGATGCTCTACACGCGGGATGATGCCTTGGAGGCCAGTTGGAAGTTTATCGATCCGATCGTAAATTATTGGCGGGAACACCCGGGAGAGCAATTGCGGACGTATGCGGCGGGAAGCGAAGGACCGGACTTGAGTGATGTGTGGGATGTGGTTCCTCCTGTTTTAAAAGAAGATAAAAATGTTTGTTGGTTATGA
- a CDS encoding patatin-like phospholipase family protein encodes MILDSHTGLVLEGGGMRGVFTAGALDFLMDKKIYFPYTIGVSAGACNGLSYASRQRGRAKACNIDLLDKYHYIGFRYFFTKRSIMDFDLIFDDFPTRIIPYDYDTYFASPERFVMVTSNCRTGEANYFEEKHDPVRLLNICRASCSLPFVCPITHVDGVPMLDGGICDAIPIRKAIADGFDRNVVVLTRNKGYRKDEKEKSLPWFMYRKYPALRESLRVKNKRYNETLDFLEQLEREGKVVLIRPEKPLEVDRIEQDVEKLTDLYNQGYECARKVLGI; translated from the coding sequence ATGATATTGGATTCACATACGGGATTGGTGCTTGAAGGTGGTGGGATGAGAGGTGTCTTTACTGCCGGAGCACTGGATTTCTTGATGGATAAAAAGATTTATTTCCCTTACACGATCGGTGTTTCAGCCGGGGCGTGTAACGGGCTTTCTTACGCATCCCGTCAACGAGGACGGGCCAAGGCGTGTAATATTGATTTGTTGGACAAGTATCATTATATCGGGTTCCGTTATTTTTTTACGAAGCGGAGTATCATGGATTTTGATCTTATTTTTGATGATTTCCCCACCCGGATTATTCCGTACGATTATGATACGTACTTTGCTTCCCCGGAGCGTTTCGTGATGGTGACAAGTAATTGCAGGACGGGAGAGGCGAATTATTTCGAGGAAAAGCACGATCCCGTGCGTTTGCTGAATATCTGTCGGGCTTCTTGCAGCCTGCCTTTTGTTTGCCCGATCACTCACGTGGACGGAGTACCCATGCTGGACGGGGGAATTTGTGATGCCATCCCGATCCGGAAGGCTATAGCTGACGGGTTCGATCGTAACGTGGTGGTATTGACGCGTAATAAAGGTTACCGGAAAGATGAAAAGGAGAAGTCGTTGCCTTGGTTCATGTATCGTAAGTATCCGGCCTTGCGGGAGAGTTTGAGAGTGAAGAATAAACGTTATAACGAGACGCTTGATTTCCTGGAACAGTTGGAGCGGGAGGGGAAAGTGGTCTTGATTCGTCCGGAGAAACCGTTGGAGGTGGATCGGATTGAACAGGACGTGGAGAAATTGACGGATTTGTATAATCAAGGGTACGAATGTGCTCGTAAAGTGTTGGGTATTTAA